The following coding sequences lie in one Benincasa hispida cultivar B227 chromosome 6, ASM972705v1, whole genome shotgun sequence genomic window:
- the LOC120080096 gene encoding putative UPF0481 protein At3g02645: MASVDKSQWVHQINDLIDQNALLPASQTPISVVRLPESVHDGNPAAFLPRHVAFGPYHHFRPELYNMELFKLGKAKNLNWSPQLHKLADQLMPLELKIRACFDQTLEINGETLSWVLLIDGLFLIHLLQNKYNNHPLEFPLGIYYGKLWSEFEIVSDMVKLENQIPLFVLNEICPKEPINFLAPFMYQFSASVSPFQLPIFNPELECFGFSSNLPEIFNLSHHLLHFLYSLILLIPDEVVVAYCMRLDTSSAAAAELLSESLNILGSVINIAFIQQVKETFGLIQRLFRLLSSITKPNLAEKHHPPLLIIPSASDLKSAGVTFKSTKNGILKCFFNESTLTLTLPCIHLDGFSQVLLKNLVAFEAMTELNPPCLVNYVSLMNGLLRNSKDLKVLEKAGIVHNHLNSEEEAVELFNGVENSTRSLKKESVLKIHLKSGLNFETGSKFIQDVKMSYEMGLGALAEEINKFYGNCWRMKMKKFMSIVFKCFAILLVVFLIVLVIARFVCNFLSCPLGIFKTSIALHKMF; this comes from the coding sequence ATGGCTTCGGTCGACAAATCTCAGTGGGTGCATCAAATCAACGACCTTATTGACCAAAATGCCCTCCTCCCCGCCTCTCAGACCCCCATTTCCGTCGTCCGGCTGCCAGAATCCGTCCACGACGGCAACCCGGCGGCGTTTCTTCCCCGCCATGTCGCGTTCGGACCGTACCACCATTTCCGTCCAGAGCTTTACAATATGGAGTTGTTCAAACTTGGGAAAGCCAAGAATCTGAATTGGAGTCCCCAACTCCATAAGCTGGCAGATCAGCTTATGCCATTGGAGCTCAAAATCCGAGCCTGTTTCGATCAAACCCTTGAAATTAATGGCGAAACCTTATCATGGGTACTCCTCATTGATGGTTTGTTTCTAATTCATCTACTTCAAAATAAGTATAACAATCATCCCCTTGAGTTTCCTTTAGGGATATATTATGGGAAGTTGTGGTCTGAGTTTGAGATTGTTAGTGATATGGTGAAGCTTGAGAATCAGATTCCATTGTTTGTTCTCAATGAAATTTGCCCCAAAGAGCCCATCAACTTCTTGGCTCCTTTTATGTACCAATTTTCTGCGTCTGTTTCCCCATTTCAATTGCCCATTTTTAACCCTGAATTGGAATGTTTTGGATTCTCCTCTAATTTGCCTGAAATCTTCAATTTGTCTCACCATTTGCTACATTTCCTCTATTCTCTGATTTTACTTATTCCCGATGAGGTAGTTGTGGCTTATTGTATGCGATTGGATACTTCTTCTGCTGCTGCTGCCGAACTTCTAAGTGAGAGCTTGAACATTTTGGGCTCTGTTATTAACATAGCCTTCATTCAACAAGTCAAAGAGACCTTTGGTTTAATTCAACGCTTGTTTAGGCTTTTGAGTTCTATAACTAAACCAAATTTGGCAGAGAAACACCACCCCCCGCTCCTAATTATCCCTTCTGCATCAGACTTGAAATCTGCTGGAGTCACTTTCAAATCCACCAAAAATGGGATTCTGAAGTGTTTTTTTAATGAGTCAACGCTCACTCTAACATTGCCTTGTATTCATCTTGATGGGTTCTCTCAAGTTTTGCTCAAGAATCTAGTGGCATTTGAAGCAATGACAGAGCTGAATCCGCCTTGTTTGGTCAATTACGTTTCGCTGATGAATGGGTTGTTGAGAAATTCCAAAGACTTGAAGGTTTTGGAGAAAGCAGGGATCGTTCATAACCATTTGAACAGTGAAGAAGAGGCTGTGGAGCTGTTTAATGGGGTTGAGAACTCAACCAGAAGCTTGAAGAAAGAAAGCGTTTTGaaaatccatctcaagagtGGTCTTAATTTTGAGACTGGAAGTAAGTTCATTCAAGATGTCAAGATGAGCTATGAAATGGGATTGGGGGCCTTGGCTGAGGAGATCAACAAATTCTATGGTAATTGCTGGagaatgaagatgaagaaatttatGTCTATTGTATTCAAGTGTTTTGCCATTCTTCTTGTTGTCTTCCTCATTGTTCTTGTGATTGCTCGATTTGTTTGCAATTTCCTTAGCTGCCCTTTGGGAATATTTAAAACTAGCATTGCTCTTCATAAGATGTTCTGA